The following nucleotide sequence is from Pandoraea thiooxydans.
CTGAGCGTGAAGGCGCCGCGCATTTGCTCGCGGGAGAAGAAATCGGCGAACCAGCGCAGCGAGAAGCCGGTCGGCGGAAATTGAAAAAAATCGGATGGCGAGAACGCCGTGACGATCACCACCAGGAGCGGCCCGAGCAGCAGCACGAAGACCGATGCGGTGACCACCGCGGACAGAAGATTGCCGAATCGTTTCATTGGGCGCGCCCCTTGCCTTGCACCCGATGCGGCCGCAGCAGCAGTTGGATCACCGCGCCGGCGGCCAGTGCCAGCGCCAGCAAAATGAATGACAGCGCCGCCGCCTGCGGCCACTGCAGCGTGCTCACCGCATCGAACACGGCGCTGACCAGCAGCTTGTATTGCACACCGCCCAGCAGCGCGATGGTCACGTAGGCGCTGAGCGTCAGGAAGAACACCAGCATCATGCCCGAGGCCACGCCCGGGCTCGACAGCGGCCAGGTCACCTGCCAGAAGGCGCGCCACGGATTGGCGCCGAGCGACTCCGCCGCCTCGTGCAGCGAAGCATCGATCGCGGTGAGCGAGTTGGCAATCGAAATGATCATATAGGGCAGCAATATCGTCAGCAGTGCGATCACCACGGCTTCGAAGCTATCGACGATGCGCAGCGGCACGCGGATCCAGCCGAGCTTGACGAGCACCAGATTGACCACGCCGTTGCGCCCCAGAATCTCCAGCCAGCCATAGGCGCGCACCACGTTGCTGATCATCAGCGGGAACAGCAGCACCATCATCGTGACAAGCCTGCGGCGCGGCTGCATGCGCGCGAGCACCAGCGCCACCGGGTAGCCGAGCAGCAGGCACACGCCCAGCACCGCGGCGGTCACGCCGAGCGTGCGCCGAATCAGCAGCAGCATGTAACGGTCGCTCAGCGATTGCACGTAGTTGGCGAGCGTCGCATGGTGGCTGAACAGTTGCGTGCTCGACGGCGCCATGAAGCTCACATAGAACAGCAGCAGCAGCGGCGCGACGAAGCACACCAGCGTCGCCAATAGCGGCGGCGCGGCCACGGCCCAGAAAAACGGCCGGCGATAGAACGGGCGGGCAACTCGCATCAGGGCTCCCGCAGCATGACCATGCTCGAGGCGGCCCAGGCGCAGCGCACTTCCTGCCCCGGCGCGAGCCCGCTCGCGTCGCGCACATAAGCCTGCATGGGCGCGCCGCGGCGCTCGAGATACACGTGCGTGGCGGCGCCCCGATAGATGATCTCGCGCACCGTGGCCGTCACGCTCTCGCGGCCGCCGACCTCGGCGTCGGGAACGATGTCGATTTTCTCCGGACGCAGCGCCAGCTTGACGCGCGCGCCGAGGCGGGCGGTGCAGTCGGCGACCCGAATCTGCGCGTCGCCGATATCGATGCGCGCGCCGTCGCCGCCGGCGTTGACCACCACACCGTCGACAAAATTGCTGTTGCCAAGAAATCCGGCGACGAACTCGGTGCGCGGGCGCTCGTAGATTTCGCCCGGCGTGCCGGCCTGCTCGACCACGCCGGCGCGCATCACCGCGACGTGATCGGACATCGTCAACGCTTCCTCCTGATCGTGCGTGACGAATATCGCGGTAATGCCGAGCTTCCTCTGCAGTTGGCGCAACTCGACCTGCATCTGCTCGCGCAGCAGTTTGTCGAGCGCGCTGAGCGATTCGTCGAGCAGCAGCACGGTCGGCTGGATCACCAGCGCGCGGGCCAGCGCCACACGCTGCTGCTGGCCGCCCGAGAGCTGTTTGGGATAACGGTCCTCAAAGCCGGCGAGCTTGACCAGATCGAGCGTCTCGCGCACGCGCCGCGCGGTTTCGTCGCGCGAGAGCTTGCGCATCTTCAGGCCAAAGGCCACGTTCTGCGCCACCGACATATGCGGAAACAGCGCGTAGTTCTGAAACACCATGCCGAAGTTGCGCCGGTACGGCGCGATGTCGGTGACGCGTTGGCCGCGAATGTACACGTCGCCTTCGGTCGGCTGTTCGAAGCCGGCAATCATGCGCAGCGTAGTGGTCTTGCCGCAGCCGCTGGGCCCCAGCAACGAGAAGAAAGCGCCGCGGGGAATGTCGAGATTCAGCGCCTTGATGGCGACGACGTTCTGGTAATGCTTGGTGACGTTTTCAAAGCGCACGTCGGCTTCTGCCGTGAGATCCATGCTAGGAGTCCGATGAATTCGATAGCTAGTCAACACCCAGGGTGAGCCCGGCGTCGCAGCGCGTCTGGCGCGCGAGCGCCTCGAGAAACCTCAGCGGCAGTTCGACGGCGAGCAGCCCCTGGGCCAGCGCGCGAGTGTCGGTGCCCGGCGGCCCCGCGGCCGCCAGCCCGGCGCCGGCGTCCTCGAGCACACGCAATGCGCCGCCGGCCCCGCTCGGCGGTGCGGCAGCCTCGGCCAACGAGAGCGCCAGTGCACGCAGGCGCGTGATTTCCCGCCGCAGCAAACGACCCATGGCATCGTCGGCGGGCACGAGCCGCTCGAGCGCCTCGTGGGCCGCAGTCAGCAGCCGCCGGCGCGCATCCGGCCACCCGCTCGGCTCGGACGACTCGCCGGCTGTCGTATCTGGCTGCGGCGCGGCCGGCGCGCGGCCCGTGCAAAGCAGCTGGACCGCGTTGAGAATCAGGCGAAACGACGGCGAATCGTTGGGTTCGTAGAAATCGAGCGTCTGCGTCATCACCGCCTCGCCGCGAATCGGCAAATAGGCGCTCACGTAACGCTCGAGTGCGATGTATTTGCGCACCACGTCGCCCATTTCCGGATGCGGCGAAAACAGCACCGCGCGCGGCGCGCCGTCGGACTGCGCGCCACCGAGCAGGATGGCGGCCTTGCCGGCCATCTCGGCGGCAAAGCGGGCCGCATCCAGCGGATTGTCGATCGGCAGGCGCGCGGGCAGCGTCAGCGCGCAAAAACGCGCGGCACTGCGCGTCGGCGAGCGCACGGCCTCGTAGATCGGACCGTGGTAATAGGGCATCTCGACCAACGGGGCGCAGCCGCGCGCGAGCGGCCCGGGCTCGAGCTCGATGGAAACCAGCCCCGCGCCGCTGCGCAGATACTCGTGCGAATAACGCGGGCTGGCCTGCGCCACGCCGAGCCAGTGAGGCCGCCCCTCGGACAGATAGAAGGCGCCGCCGCACGAGGCAATGCAGGCGCCGCCGCGCGCGATAAAGCGGCGGATCGCGCGGTCGATGCCCGGCGTGTCTTCATTGCGGTCGAGCCCCCAGGTCTCGAAGCCGCCGGGCAGCATCAGCAGATCGTAAGCGTCGAGCGCGCCGGCGGCCACCGGCGCGCCGTCGAGCACGTCGAACGGCAGGCCGAGACTGGCCAGGCTGTGCGCATAGTAGCCAAGGTAGGGATAGGCGCATGCCGCGCCGCCGAAAATGGCAATGCGCGGCACATGCACGGCGTCGGCCTTATCGAGAAGCTCGCGCGCCCGGTCGCCGGCCAAATCGACCGATTCGATGCCGCTCGCGGCGATCGCACGACGCACCGGCCCGGATGCCGCGACGACGTAGTCGCCGGCACGCAAGCCCGCGACGTCCTCGCGCATCACATGCACCGCGCAGCCGCGCGCGGCCAGGCGGTGCGCCAGCACGGCAAGCACACAGCCTTGCGCGTTGTCGCCCCAGCGCAAGGCAAGCATGTCGGCAGGCATGACGAACGTGCGGCGCGCGTCCTCAGGCCCCCGCGACAATGCGGTTCCAGCGGCTCATCCAGCTCACGCGCTGCTCGCTCATGTATTGCTGATCGAGGTCGACCAGCCGGGAGCGCTCCGCATCGCTCAGCACGATGCTCTTTTGCAGCGCGGGCGGCAGCAGGGCCTGGGTCTTGCGGTTGGTGCCCGGATAGTTGAAAGCCTCGGCGAAACCGATCTGCCCCTGCGGGTCGAGCGTCAGATTGAGGAACCGTTCGGCATAGTCCAGGCTCGGCGCATTCTTGGCGATGCCGGTACCCCACGAAATGGAAATCGCGCCCTCTTCCGGAAACACCCATTTGACGTCCGGATTGCGTTTGGCAACGGTCTCGGTCTGGGCGTTGTACAGCACTCCGATGGTTGCCTCGCCGCTGACCAGGTCGGCCATGATGGTATCGGTGTCGGGCTCGAAGATCGGCTGCAGCTTGACCATCTTTTCGAACATCTCGAAACCGGCGTCGCCGTCCTTGGGCGACTTGCCGGCGGCCATCGCGCCGATCGGAATGATGTACAGGCCGATCGAATGCGACGAGGCGGGCAGCACGATCTTGCCGCGAAACTCGGGGCGCCACAGATCGGCCCACGAGCGCGGCGGCTTCTTGATCGCCTTGGCGTTATAGGCGATGCCGATCGCCGAGTAGATCTGCGCGACCCAATACTCGTGCTTGAACTGCGGATAGACGTCCGGCAGATTGGTCAGGCGCGGCGAGTGAGGATTGATCTTCTGCAGGACGCCCTGGCTGACCGCCAGCGGGAACAGCCCGTCGTGCAATTGCACCAGATCGTAGGTCTGGTGCGCGAGCCCCACTTTCAATTTGGTGATGCGCTGGTCGGGCGTCGAGCCGCGATCCTCGATCACCGGCACCCCGGTCTGCGCGGTCAGGCGCTGGCCGACCCCTTTTTGCAATGCATCGCCCCACAGGCCACCCCAGGTCAGCACCGTCACGCTCGCGGGCTTGGCTTGCCCGAATGCGTCGACCGCGCCCAGCGAACCCAATGACAGCAAGGGCAACGCCCCGCCGATTTTCAGAACACTGCGTCTTTTCATAAGAAACCTCGCGTTCTCGCATGCCCCGCGCATGCCGGCAACCCAGGGCGGGTTGCAACGCGATCGATTTTAGAACCCATTAAGTTTTGGTGTCAAACTAAAACACTTGTATTTTCTTTATTTAATGCACCATAACGAGGAAAACCGCTATAGAATATTGAACCAATAATTAATTGGTTCAATATTCGCCATGCCTCAACACGAACCCGAAGCCCTTGCCGCCTTGCTCGCCTATGTCGCCGCGCAGCAACTCAACGAAGGCGACCCTTTGCCGGCCGAACGCCAGCTCGCGCTCACATTGGGGGTGAGCCGGCGCAAGCTGCGCGAGGCGCTGTCGCACCTCGAACTCGAGGGGCGCGTCTGGCGCGGCGTGGGGCGCGGCACCTTCCTCGGCTCGCGGCCGCAAAAATTCGTTTCGGGTTTCGACGCGCTGTTTCGCGACACCAGCCCCGCCGACGTGATGGAGGCGCGCTTCATCATCGAACCGGCGGTAGCGGCCCTGGCGGCCACCAAGGCCAGCGCCGAAGATCTTCAGGAAATCGAAAAATGCGTGCGCAAGAATGCCAGTGCACGCAACGACAGCGAATGGCAGCAATGGGACCACCGCTTCCACCACCTGATCGCGCAGGCCACACGCAATCAGGCAATGATCGCCCTGATCGGCGCGATGAACAGCGCACGCGCGCAATCCGGCTGGCGCTCGCGCCGGATCGCCACGGTCGACGACGAAGGCCGGCGCCGCTCGGCCGCGCAGCACCGCGAAGTCTATGACGCGCTCGAAGCGCGCGACCCGGAGGCGGCCAGCGCCGCGATGCGCCGGCACCTGGTACAAGTGCAGACGATCCTGCTGATGTGAGCGCGGGCAC
It contains:
- a CDS encoding FadR/GntR family transcriptional regulator; translation: MPQHEPEALAALLAYVAAQQLNEGDPLPAERQLALTLGVSRRKLREALSHLELEGRVWRGVGRGTFLGSRPQKFVSGFDALFRDTSPADVMEARFIIEPAVAALAATKASAEDLQEIEKCVRKNASARNDSEWQQWDHRFHHLIAQATRNQAMIALIGAMNSARAQSGWRSRRIATVDDEGRRRSAAQHREVYDALEARDPEAASAAMRRHLVQVQTILLM
- a CDS encoding ABC transporter substrate-binding protein; protein product: MKRRSVLKIGGALPLLSLGSLGAVDAFGQAKPASVTVLTWGGLWGDALQKGVGQRLTAQTGVPVIEDRGSTPDQRITKLKVGLAHQTYDLVQLHDGLFPLAVSQGVLQKINPHSPRLTNLPDVYPQFKHEYWVAQIYSAIGIAYNAKAIKKPPRSWADLWRPEFRGKIVLPASSHSIGLYIIPIGAMAAGKSPKDGDAGFEMFEKMVKLQPIFEPDTDTIMADLVSGEATIGVLYNAQTETVAKRNPDVKWVFPEEGAISISWGTGIAKNAPSLDYAERFLNLTLDPQGQIGFAEAFNYPGTNRKTQALLPPALQKSIVLSDAERSRLVDLDQQYMSEQRVSWMSRWNRIVAGA
- a CDS encoding ABC transporter ATP-binding protein, with amino-acid sequence MDLTAEADVRFENVTKHYQNVVAIKALNLDIPRGAFFSLLGPSGCGKTTTLRMIAGFEQPTEGDVYIRGQRVTDIAPYRRNFGMVFQNYALFPHMSVAQNVAFGLKMRKLSRDETARRVRETLDLVKLAGFEDRYPKQLSGGQQQRVALARALVIQPTVLLLDESLSALDKLLREQMQVELRQLQRKLGITAIFVTHDQEEALTMSDHVAVMRAGVVEQAGTPGEIYERPRTEFVAGFLGNSNFVDGVVVNAGGDGARIDIGDAQIRVADCTARLGARVKLALRPEKIDIVPDAEVGGRESVTATVREIIYRGAATHVYLERRGAPMQAYVRDASGLAPGQEVRCAWAASSMVMLREP
- a CDS encoding ABC transporter permease, translating into MRVARPFYRRPFFWAVAAPPLLATLVCFVAPLLLLFYVSFMAPSSTQLFSHHATLANYVQSLSDRYMLLLIRRTLGVTAAVLGVCLLLGYPVALVLARMQPRRRLVTMMVLLFPLMISNVVRAYGWLEILGRNGVVNLVLVKLGWIRVPLRIVDSFEAVVIALLTILLPYMIISIANSLTAIDASLHEAAESLGANPWRAFWQVTWPLSSPGVASGMMLVFFLTLSAYVTIALLGGVQYKLLVSAVFDAVSTLQWPQAAALSFILLALALAAGAVIQLLLRPHRVQGKGRAQ